The following are encoded in a window of Miltoncostaea marina genomic DNA:
- the nusB gene encoding transcription antitermination factor NusB, with product MSVAGREGGRRAARRQAVILLYQHDVTGIPLEELERNAARDGTPIDPFARALTEGVVSDTAGLDELITGAAEGWTAERLAPLERNILRVAVHEILDWEDIPSAVSINEAVDLAKRYCQSEAAGLVNGILGRIAADHAGVPR from the coding sequence GTGAGCGTGGCCGGCCGCGAGGGCGGGCGCCGGGCCGCCCGCCGGCAGGCGGTGATCCTGCTCTACCAGCACGACGTCACCGGCATCCCGCTCGAGGAGCTGGAGCGCAACGCGGCCCGCGACGGCACGCCCATCGACCCGTTCGCCCGCGCGCTGACCGAGGGCGTCGTGTCCGACACCGCCGGGCTGGACGAGCTCATCACGGGCGCCGCCGAGGGCTGGACCGCCGAGCGGCTGGCCCCGCTCGAGCGCAACATCCTGCGCGTCGCGGTGCACGAGATCCTCGACTGGGAGGACATCCCCTCCGCGGTGTCGATCAACGAGGCGGTCGACCTGGCCAAGCGCTACTGCCAGAGCGAGGCCGCGGGCCTCGTCAACGGCATCCTCGGCCGCATCGCCGCCGACCACGCGGGCGTCCCGCGGTGA
- a CDS encoding acetyl-CoA carboxylase biotin carboxylase subunit: MKLLVANRGEIAVRIIRTARELDIPTVAVYSTADADTLAVDLADEAVCIGPPPARDSYLNIANVLGAAEITGCDAVHPGYGFLSENPAFARACADAGVTFVGPAPEVMERMGDKIAAKQAAREAGLPVLEGSDGPVQDVAAALAAAERAGYPVLLKAAAGGGGKGMRRVSNAAELPGAFEVAQREAEAAFSDGGLYVERLLEGARHVEIQVMADGLGGALVCGDRECSIQRRHQKLIEEASAPHLPAATREAMQQAALRAVKAWNYRSAGTLEFLVDAAGDFFFLELNARLQVEHPVTELVTGMDLVAEQLTVAAGGLLSRTGVAEARGHAIECRINAEDPSRDFRPGAGRLDDFRIAQGPGIRVDTHCEPGETIPPHYDSLLGKLCVWAPDRPRAISRLRRALAETSVTGIPTTLPLLADIAHDAPFVEGRYTTSYLPERAEHLPTLQGQRVA, translated from the coding sequence GTGAAGCTGCTCGTCGCCAACCGGGGCGAGATCGCCGTCCGGATCATCCGCACCGCCCGCGAGCTGGACATCCCCACGGTCGCCGTCTACTCGACCGCCGACGCCGACACCCTCGCCGTCGACCTGGCCGACGAGGCGGTCTGCATCGGCCCGCCGCCGGCGCGCGACTCCTACCTCAACATCGCCAACGTGCTCGGGGCCGCCGAGATCACCGGCTGCGACGCCGTGCACCCCGGCTACGGCTTCCTCTCGGAGAACCCGGCCTTCGCGCGCGCCTGCGCGGACGCCGGCGTGACCTTCGTGGGCCCGGCGCCCGAGGTGATGGAGCGCATGGGCGACAAGATCGCCGCCAAGCAGGCCGCCCGCGAGGCCGGGCTGCCGGTGCTGGAGGGCTCCGACGGGCCCGTGCAGGACGTGGCGGCGGCGCTCGCGGCCGCCGAGCGCGCCGGCTACCCGGTGCTGCTGAAGGCGGCCGCGGGCGGCGGCGGCAAGGGCATGCGGCGCGTCTCCAACGCCGCGGAGCTGCCCGGCGCCTTCGAGGTGGCCCAGCGCGAGGCCGAGGCGGCGTTCAGCGACGGCGGCCTCTACGTCGAGCGGCTGCTGGAGGGCGCGCGGCACGTCGAGATCCAGGTGATGGCCGACGGCCTCGGCGGCGCGCTGGTCTGCGGCGACCGCGAGTGCTCCATCCAGCGCCGCCACCAGAAGCTCATCGAGGAGGCGTCGGCGCCGCACCTGCCCGCCGCCACCCGCGAGGCCATGCAGCAGGCCGCGCTGCGCGCGGTCAAGGCCTGGAACTACCGCAGCGCGGGCACCCTGGAGTTCCTCGTGGACGCCGCGGGCGACTTCTTCTTCCTCGAGCTCAACGCCCGCCTGCAGGTGGAGCACCCGGTCACGGAGCTCGTGACCGGCATGGACCTGGTCGCGGAGCAGCTCACCGTGGCCGCCGGCGGGCTGCTCTCGCGCACGGGCGTGGCCGAGGCGCGCGGCCACGCGATCGAGTGCCGCATCAACGCGGAGGACCCCTCGCGCGACTTCCGCCCCGGGGCCGGGCGGCTCGACGACTTCCGCATCGCACAGGGGCCGGGCATCCGGGTCGACACGCACTGCGAGCCCGGCGAGACCATCCCGCCCCACTACGACAGCCTGCTCGGCAAGCTGTGCGTGTGGGCGCCCGACCGGCCGCGGGCCATCTCGCGGCTGCGGCGCGCGCTGGCCGAGACCTCGGTGACGGGCATCCCGACCACGCTGCCGCTGCTGGCCGACATCGCCCACGACGCGCCCTTCGTGGAGGGCCGCTACACGACGTCGTACCTGCCGGAGCGCGCCGAGCACCTGCCCACGCTGCAGGGGCAGCGGGTGGCGTGA
- the dxs gene encoding 1-deoxy-D-xylulose-5-phosphate synthase, which translates to MTTHTTSRFPILAGLERPSDLAAMSDDQLGELAAEMREAIIDTVSQTGGHLGASLGTVELTIALHAELQSPRDRIIWDVGHQAYGHKLLTGRLDGFPTLRQHGGISGFLRRVESEHDVMGAGHASTSISYATGLAEAERHGRGDARVVAVIGDGALTGGMAYEGLNQAGHLGSPITVVLNDNGMSISENVGALSKLFQRVRIDPTLTRVREELERGLSRLPGASELGGHIRDATKSLWFVPGALFEALGFAYIGPIDGHDIEAVRRALRTTLEMDRPVVLHVKTVKGRGYPPAEADGECMHGATPFVIESGKAATKKAPGPPNYTEVFGRALVAEAERDPRVVGITAAMLKGTGMQHMLQAFPERTYDVGIAEQHAVVFACGLAIAGYRPVCAIYSTFLQRAFDPIIHDVAIQELPVVFAIDRGGLVGDDGPTHHGVFDLAYLRAIPGMTVMAPMDESELVSMLHTALRIDGPVAFRYPRGAGLGVPLPERPEVIEVGKGQVLESGEGVALIGYGYGAALAAAAADAVAEGTGARPTVVNARFCKPLDATLMRQLAERHELLVTIEDHSHLAGFGSAVLEALEDVPSRVLRLGLPDRFIDHGKREILLDEAGLTPAHVAARTLRALRGPSRMLVAEG; encoded by the coding sequence ATGACGACCCACACGACGTCCCGATTCCCCATCCTCGCGGGCCTCGAGCGCCCGTCGGACCTGGCCGCGATGAGCGACGACCAGCTCGGCGAGCTCGCCGCCGAGATGCGCGAGGCCATCATCGACACGGTCTCCCAGACCGGCGGCCACCTGGGCGCCAGCCTCGGCACCGTGGAGCTCACGATCGCGCTCCACGCCGAGCTGCAGTCCCCCCGCGACCGCATCATCTGGGACGTCGGCCACCAGGCCTACGGCCACAAGCTGCTCACCGGGCGGCTGGACGGGTTCCCGACGCTCCGCCAGCACGGCGGCATCTCCGGGTTCCTGCGCCGCGTGGAGAGCGAGCACGACGTGATGGGCGCGGGCCACGCCAGCACCTCCATCTCCTACGCGACCGGCCTGGCCGAGGCCGAGCGGCACGGCCGCGGCGACGCCCGGGTGGTGGCCGTCATCGGCGACGGCGCCCTGACGGGTGGCATGGCCTACGAGGGCCTCAACCAGGCCGGCCACCTCGGCTCGCCGATCACCGTGGTGCTCAACGACAACGGGATGAGCATCTCGGAGAACGTCGGCGCGCTCTCGAAGCTGTTCCAGCGCGTGCGCATCGACCCGACCCTCACCCGGGTGCGCGAGGAGCTCGAGCGCGGGCTGTCGCGGCTGCCCGGCGCCAGCGAGCTCGGCGGCCACATCCGCGACGCGACGAAGTCGCTCTGGTTCGTCCCGGGCGCCCTGTTCGAGGCGCTCGGCTTCGCCTACATCGGCCCGATCGACGGCCACGACATCGAGGCCGTGCGGCGCGCGCTGCGCACCACGCTCGAGATGGACCGGCCGGTCGTCCTGCACGTGAAGACGGTCAAGGGCCGCGGCTACCCGCCGGCCGAGGCCGACGGCGAGTGCATGCACGGCGCCACCCCGTTCGTCATCGAGAGCGGCAAGGCGGCCACGAAGAAGGCGCCCGGCCCGCCGAACTACACCGAGGTCTTCGGCCGCGCGCTGGTGGCCGAGGCCGAGCGCGACCCGCGCGTGGTCGGCATCACGGCGGCCATGCTCAAGGGCACCGGCATGCAGCACATGCTCCAGGCCTTCCCGGAGCGCACCTACGACGTCGGCATCGCCGAGCAGCACGCGGTCGTCTTCGCCTGCGGCCTGGCGATCGCCGGCTACCGGCCGGTCTGCGCGATCTACTCCACGTTCCTGCAGCGGGCGTTCGACCCCATCATCCACGACGTCGCCATCCAGGAGCTGCCGGTCGTCTTCGCGATCGACCGCGGAGGCCTGGTGGGCGACGACGGCCCGACGCACCACGGCGTGTTCGACCTGGCCTACCTGCGCGCCATCCCCGGCATGACCGTGATGGCGCCGATGGACGAGTCCGAGCTCGTCTCGATGCTCCACACCGCCCTGCGCATCGACGGGCCGGTGGCGTTCCGCTACCCGCGCGGCGCCGGCCTGGGCGTGCCGCTGCCCGAGCGGCCGGAGGTGATCGAGGTCGGCAAGGGGCAGGTGCTCGAGTCCGGCGAGGGCGTGGCCCTCATCGGCTACGGCTACGGCGCCGCCCTCGCGGCCGCCGCCGCCGACGCGGTCGCCGAGGGCACCGGCGCCCGGCCCACGGTCGTCAACGCGCGCTTCTGCAAGCCGCTCGACGCGACGCTCATGCGCCAGCTCGCCGAGCGCCACGAGCTGCTGGTCACCATCGAGGACCACTCGCACCTGGCCGGGTTCGGCAGCGCGGTGCTCGAGGCCCTCGAGGACGTGCCCTCGCGGGTGCTGCGCCTGGGCCTGCCCGACCGCTTCATCGACCACGGCAAGCGCGAGATCCTGCTCGACGAGGCCGGGCTCACCCCCGCCCACGTCGCGGCCCGCACGCTGCGCGCCCTGCGCGGCCCGAGCCGCATGCTCGTCGCGGAAGGCTGA
- a CDS encoding acetyl-CoA carboxylase biotin carboxyl carrier protein has translation MVGTFYRRPGPDQPAFVEEGARVEKGDTLCLIEAMKLFNEITAEIAGTVRSIALEDASPAEFGQLLFLIEP, from the coding sequence ATGGTCGGCACCTTCTACCGGCGCCCGGGCCCCGACCAGCCGGCGTTCGTCGAGGAGGGCGCCCGGGTGGAGAAGGGCGACACGCTCTGCCTGATCGAGGCGATGAAGCTCTTCAACGAGATCACCGCGGAGATCGCCGGCACGGTCCGGTCGATCGCCCTCGAGGACGCCTCGCCCGCGGAGTTCGGCCAGCTCCTGTTCCTCATCGAGCCGTGA